From the Sphingomonas aliaeris genome, one window contains:
- a CDS encoding YbjN domain-containing protein, with translation MLKTGLIAMLVAGAAAGPATAQERTVDLGDIKTVAGLLLQAGYKAEIKKGKTGSTYIASAANGNEFTLNFYNCKNDTGCDSFEFSSWYKKQPYFSAELANEWNAKKRFLKIAVDGDGDLVEYVYVSAIGRSTYKNFADYVDWFTQTDGSLATFLREKEEAAKTTSGTTATK, from the coding sequence ATGCTGAAGACTGGATTGATCGCGATGCTTGTCGCCGGTGCGGCGGCGGGACCTGCAACGGCACAGGAACGCACCGTCGATCTCGGCGATATCAAGACGGTTGCGGGGCTTCTACTTCAGGCCGGCTACAAGGCCGAGATAAAGAAGGGCAAGACCGGCAGCACGTACATCGCCAGCGCGGCGAACGGCAACGAATTCACCCTCAACTTCTATAACTGCAAGAACGATACGGGCTGCGACTCGTTCGAGTTCTCCTCCTGGTACAAGAAGCAGCCATATTTCTCGGCGGAGCTGGCGAACGAATGGAACGCCAAAAAGCGGTTCCTGAAGATCGCGGTGGATGGCGACGGCGATCTGGTCGAATATGTCTATGTCAGCGCGATCGGGCGATCGACGTACAAGAACTTCGCCGATTACGTCGACTGGTTCACGCAGACGGACGGGTCGCTTGCTACCTTCCTTCGCGAGAAAGAAGAGGCGGCGAAGACGACGTCCGGAACCACGGCGACTAAATAG